A portion of the Burkholderia pseudomultivorans genome contains these proteins:
- the rph gene encoding ribonuclease PH: MTSSFSRPSGRRADALRKVALTRHYTKHAEGSVLVEFGDTKVICTASVAERVPEFLRERGQGWLTAEYGMLPRATHTRSDREAARGKQTGRTQEIQRLIGRALRAVFDLEALGPRTIHIDCDVIQADGGTRTASITGAFVAAHDAVSKLIAAGKLERSPIVDHVAAISVGVYEGTPVLDLDYAEDSRCDTDMNVVMTGAGGFVEVQGTAEGVPFSRAEMNALLDLAQSGIGELVQLQKDVLGAAHG, translated from the coding sequence ATGACGTCCTCCTTTTCCCGCCCGAGCGGCCGCCGCGCCGACGCACTGCGCAAGGTCGCACTCACGCGCCACTACACGAAACACGCGGAAGGCTCCGTGCTGGTCGAATTCGGCGACACCAAGGTGATCTGCACGGCGAGCGTCGCCGAGCGCGTGCCCGAGTTCCTGCGCGAACGCGGGCAAGGCTGGCTGACCGCCGAATACGGGATGCTGCCGCGCGCGACGCATACGCGCAGCGACCGCGAGGCGGCGCGCGGCAAGCAGACCGGCCGCACGCAGGAAATTCAGCGCCTGATCGGCCGCGCGCTGCGCGCGGTGTTCGACCTGGAGGCGCTCGGGCCGCGCACGATCCATATCGACTGCGACGTGATCCAGGCCGACGGCGGCACGCGCACGGCCAGCATCACCGGCGCGTTCGTCGCCGCACACGACGCGGTGTCGAAGCTGATCGCGGCCGGCAAGCTCGAACGCTCGCCGATCGTCGATCACGTCGCCGCGATCTCGGTGGGCGTCTACGAAGGCACGCCCGTGCTCGATCTCGACTACGCGGAAGATTCGCGCTGCGATACCGACATGAACGTCGTGATGACGGGCGCCGGCGGCTTCGTCGAAGTCCAGGGCACGGCCGAAGGCGTACCGTTCTCGCGCGCCGAGATGAATGCGCTGCTCGATCTCGCGCAAAGCGGGATCGGCGAGCTCGTGCAACTGCAGAAGGACGTGCTGGGTGCCGCTCATGGCTGA
- the rdgB gene encoding RdgB/HAM1 family non-canonical purine NTP pyrophosphatase, with translation MADDRIAAPLSRIVLASNNAGKLREFSALFSTVGIEIVPQGDLAVPEADEPFHTFIENALTKARHASRLTGLPAIADDSGLCVRALRGAPGVYSARYAQRAGRDKGDAANNAYLVEQLRDVADRRAYYCCVLALVRHADDPEPLFAEGRWDGEIVDAPRGEHGFGYDPYFYLPALGATAAELEPAVKNAHSHRARALKALLARLEEEAA, from the coding sequence ATGGCTGACGATCGCATCGCCGCGCCGCTGTCGCGCATCGTGCTCGCGTCGAACAACGCCGGCAAGCTGCGCGAGTTCAGCGCACTGTTCTCGACGGTCGGCATCGAGATCGTCCCGCAGGGCGATCTCGCGGTGCCGGAGGCCGACGAGCCGTTCCACACCTTCATCGAGAATGCGCTGACGAAAGCGCGCCACGCGTCGCGGCTCACCGGATTGCCGGCGATCGCCGACGATTCCGGTCTGTGCGTGCGCGCGCTGCGCGGCGCGCCGGGCGTCTATTCGGCGCGCTACGCGCAGCGCGCGGGCCGCGACAAAGGCGACGCGGCGAACAATGCGTATCTCGTCGAGCAGTTGCGCGACGTCGCCGACCGTCGTGCGTACTACTGCTGCGTGCTCGCGCTCGTGCGCCACGCGGACGATCCCGAGCCGCTGTTCGCCGAAGGCCGCTGGGACGGCGAAATCGTCGATGCGCCGCGCGGCGAACACGGCTTCGGCTACGACCCGTATTTCTACCTGCCGGCGCTCGGCGCGACGGCGGCCGAACTCGAGCCGGCCGTGAAGAACGCGCACAGCCATCGCGCGCGTGCGCTGAAGGCGCTGCTCGCGCGGCTTGAGGAGGAAGCGGCATGA
- a CDS encoding PAAR domain-containing protein codes for MRATVGGRAQIVVGDATSHGGRVISGSPSSTWGREEIPIARKGDKVTCPICAPHVFEIAEGCADSLDFGAPVALEGHTTTCGAVLLARAGDAD; via the coding sequence ATGCGAGCAACAGTAGGCGGAAGAGCGCAAATTGTGGTCGGTGACGCGACCAGCCACGGCGGACGCGTGATTTCTGGTAGCCCGTCCTCGACATGGGGGCGCGAGGAGATTCCCATTGCGCGCAAGGGCGACAAGGTGACCTGCCCGATATGCGCACCTCACGTATTCGAGATTGCGGAAGGGTGCGCCGATAGCCTGGACTTCGGTGCGCCGGTTGCGCTGGAAGGGCACACAACGACCTGCGGTGCGGTTTTGCTGGCGCGGGCCGGCGACGCGGACTGA
- a CDS encoding DUF2515 family protein gives MADTDNLKVTGTTDPDPNTCVDAQCNCNIIWSLAQQFSMRQIVTNARTHDHMPDYREGEAHVSGAQLEKQAPTFVSDPEVRARRIAAAYARVFLEEFHLGDKSKIGRFYWLALGAFASKQVAATLALWQVRYAGRWTELRAGLGRGNLWLFNDVLAWFYAYAAGSDTFDKCVHARDSRNFVAQVATNFTRQLAYADSIDKIPYEIDGETGKKKDKLGYLKCTQIIIDGFAQVKEWEGCEDKKKPAIAFAHLISIAQHEQGEVLQGLIYDDPKFAKWLKIQRGALATSDDTAINNSMDAMGRGMSDGSDIALSPVIRALVPNLQLVLTSDDKTENIEFRSDAPDRLVLEDYQKRMDWIMGAAKKFHGLMQGVRRGVMMNHLTEIKSWGDRPE, from the coding sequence TTGGCAGACACTGACAATCTGAAAGTGACGGGAACGACCGATCCCGATCCGAACACCTGCGTGGACGCGCAGTGCAATTGCAACATTATCTGGTCGCTTGCTCAGCAGTTCTCGATGCGGCAGATCGTAACGAACGCGCGCACGCACGATCACATGCCCGACTATCGCGAAGGCGAAGCGCACGTGTCGGGGGCACAGCTCGAGAAGCAGGCTCCGACGTTTGTCAGCGATCCGGAGGTCCGGGCGCGACGCATCGCTGCTGCATATGCACGCGTATTCCTCGAAGAATTTCACCTGGGGGACAAGAGCAAGATCGGCCGATTCTACTGGCTGGCGCTGGGTGCGTTCGCGTCCAAGCAGGTTGCCGCTACATTGGCGCTCTGGCAGGTGCGATACGCCGGACGCTGGACCGAGTTGCGCGCCGGACTGGGGCGGGGCAATCTCTGGCTCTTCAACGACGTGCTGGCATGGTTCTATGCGTATGCGGCCGGGTCCGACACGTTCGACAAATGCGTGCATGCGCGCGATAGCCGTAATTTTGTCGCGCAGGTCGCGACGAACTTTACACGGCAGTTAGCGTATGCCGATTCGATCGACAAGATTCCCTATGAGATCGATGGCGAGACTGGCAAAAAGAAGGACAAGCTGGGATATCTCAAGTGCACGCAGATCATTATTGACGGATTTGCGCAAGTCAAGGAATGGGAAGGTTGTGAAGATAAAAAGAAACCTGCTATTGCCTTTGCGCACTTAATTTCAATTGCCCAGCACGAACAAGGTGAAGTGCTGCAGGGCTTGATCTACGATGATCCAAAGTTCGCCAAATGGTTAAAGATTCAACGTGGTGCGCTGGCGACGTCCGATGATACGGCGATCAATAATTCGATGGATGCGATGGGGCGCGGCATGTCTGATGGATCGGACATTGCCCTGTCACCGGTCATTCGTGCCCTGGTGCCCAATCTTCAACTGGTCCTTACGTCGGACGATAAAACCGAGAATATTGAGTTTAGATCCGATGCGCCAGATCGGCTGGTGCTGGAGGATTATCAGAAGCGTATGGACTGGATTATGGGTGCGGCAAAGAAATTTCACGGGTTGATGCAGGGAGTGCGAAGGGGTGTAATGATGAATCACCTGACTGAAATAAAAAGCTGGGGTGATAGACCAGAATGA
- the hemW gene encoding radical SAM family heme chaperone HemW, whose amino-acid sequence MSQAAETGARVVATFTSPGQVRLTSLPPLALYVHFPWCVRKCPYCDFNSHEWKGERFPETEYLDALRADLEQALPLVWGRQVHTVFIGGGTPSLLSAGGLDRLLSDVRALLPLDADAEITLEANPGTFEAAKFAQFRASGVNRLSVGIQSFNEAHLKALGRIHDTAQARAAVEIAAKTFDNFNLDLMFALPNQTLDECRADIETALSFAPPHLSLYHLTLEPNTMFAKFPPAVPDDDASADMQEWIHARTAEAGYGRYEVSAYAKPNHQCKHNLNYWRFGDYLGIGAGAHTKLSFPNRILRQARYKHPATFIEQAMAGTPVQEEREVGARDLPFEFMLNTLRLVEGFPVHSFAERTGLPISTIEPALKEAERRGLIARDFAQIAPTPLGQRFLNDLQELFLRDD is encoded by the coding sequence ATGAGCCAGGCCGCCGAAACCGGCGCGCGCGTCGTCGCGACCTTCACGTCTCCCGGACAGGTGCGGCTCACGTCGCTGCCGCCGCTCGCGCTGTACGTGCATTTTCCGTGGTGCGTGCGCAAGTGCCCGTACTGCGATTTCAACTCGCACGAATGGAAGGGCGAACGGTTTCCCGAAACCGAGTATCTCGACGCGCTGCGCGCCGATCTCGAACAGGCGCTGCCGCTCGTCTGGGGACGCCAGGTGCATACGGTGTTCATCGGCGGCGGCACGCCGAGCCTGCTGTCGGCAGGCGGCCTCGACCGGCTGCTGTCGGACGTGCGCGCGCTGCTGCCGCTCGACGCCGATGCGGAGATCACGCTCGAAGCGAATCCGGGCACGTTCGAAGCCGCGAAGTTCGCGCAGTTCCGCGCAAGCGGCGTGAACCGGCTGTCGGTCGGCATCCAGAGTTTCAACGAAGCGCACCTGAAGGCGCTCGGCCGCATCCACGATACCGCGCAGGCGCGCGCGGCCGTCGAGATCGCCGCGAAGACGTTCGACAATTTCAACCTCGACCTGATGTTCGCGCTGCCGAACCAGACGCTCGACGAGTGCCGGGCCGATATCGAGACCGCGCTGTCGTTCGCGCCGCCGCATCTGTCGCTGTATCACCTGACGCTCGAGCCGAACACGATGTTCGCGAAATTCCCGCCTGCCGTGCCCGACGACGATGCGTCGGCCGACATGCAGGAATGGATACACGCGCGCACGGCGGAGGCCGGCTACGGTCGATACGAAGTGTCCGCGTACGCGAAGCCGAACCATCAGTGCAAGCACAACCTGAACTACTGGCGCTTCGGCGACTATCTCGGGATCGGCGCGGGCGCGCATACGAAGCTGTCGTTTCCGAACCGGATCCTGCGGCAGGCGCGCTACAAGCATCCGGCGACCTTCATCGAGCAGGCGATGGCCGGCACGCCGGTGCAGGAGGAGCGCGAGGTCGGCGCGCGCGATCTGCCGTTCGAGTTCATGCTGAACACGCTGCGGCTGGTCGAGGGCTTTCCCGTGCACAGCTTTGCCGAACGCACGGGCCTGCCGATCAGCACGATCGAACCGGCGCTGAAGGAAGCGGAACGACGCGGGCTGATCGCGCGCGATTTCGCGCAGATCGCGCCGACGCCGCTCGGCCAGCGCTTTCTCAACGATCTGCAGGAACTGTTCCTGCGTGACGATTGA
- a CDS encoding YicC/YloC family endoribonuclease yields MIYSMTGYASATRELAAATGNGGASVSVELRTVNSRFLDLNFRMPDDVRACESALREMLMSKLSRGKVDVRINLQRGEQSIGAGALNQTALGQLADLERSVLDAFPGVGRLRAGEILRWPGVLAESGVSADAIRDAVLACGKEAIGELVVVRSREGAQLATMLLSNVAEMEAIVARITPLVPELIAKHQQKIVERLQEALGIAAPEGSAPIVSREEAAERIRQEVTMYGIRIDIAEELSRLTAHLNETRHVIEKGGRVGKRLDFMMQELNREANTLGSKAAAKELADASMALKLLIEQMREQVQNLE; encoded by the coding sequence ATGATCTATAGCATGACGGGCTACGCGAGCGCGACGCGCGAACTCGCGGCGGCCACCGGCAATGGCGGCGCCAGCGTATCGGTCGAACTGCGCACCGTGAATTCGCGCTTCCTCGACCTGAATTTCCGCATGCCGGACGACGTGCGCGCGTGCGAATCCGCGCTGCGCGAGATGCTGATGAGCAAGCTGTCGCGCGGCAAGGTCGACGTGCGCATCAACCTGCAGCGCGGCGAGCAGAGCATCGGCGCGGGTGCGCTGAACCAGACCGCGCTCGGCCAGCTCGCCGACCTGGAACGCTCGGTGCTCGACGCGTTCCCGGGCGTCGGCCGCCTGCGCGCGGGCGAGATCCTGCGCTGGCCCGGCGTGCTGGCCGAGAGCGGCGTGTCGGCCGACGCGATCCGCGACGCGGTGCTCGCGTGCGGCAAGGAAGCGATCGGCGAACTCGTCGTGGTGCGCTCGCGCGAAGGCGCGCAGCTCGCGACGATGCTGCTGTCGAACGTCGCCGAGATGGAGGCGATCGTCGCGCGCATCACGCCGCTCGTGCCGGAGCTGATCGCGAAGCACCAGCAGAAGATCGTCGAGCGGCTGCAGGAAGCGCTTGGCATCGCGGCGCCCGAAGGCAGCGCGCCAATCGTCTCGCGCGAGGAAGCCGCGGAGCGCATCCGTCAGGAAGTGACGATGTACGGGATCCGGATCGATATCGCGGAAGAGCTGTCGCGACTCACCGCGCACCTGAACGAAACGCGTCATGTGATCGAGAAGGGCGGCCGCGTCGGCAAGCGTCTCGACTTCATGATGCAGGAATTGAATCGCGAAGCGAACACGCTCGGCTCGAAGGCGGCGGCGAAGGAACTCGCCGATGCGTCGATGGCGCTCAAGCTGCTGATCGAGCAGATGCGCGAGCAAGTGCAAAACCTGGAGTAA
- the gmk gene encoding guanylate kinase, with protein sequence MTESTRDGHASHSLHGGVYPGNLFMVVAPSGAGKSTLVNALLSKDSDICLSISYTTRKPRPGEQDGQHYHFTTVDDFRARHAAHEFLESAEVHGNYYGTSRLWIEEQMKNGHDVLLEIDWQGALQVKKQFRNAVGIFILPPSLDALEERLKKRGQDEPNVITRRLLAAGSEIAHASEAEYVVINENFDRALAELECIVAATRLRFASQYARHTELFIELGIHLPHAE encoded by the coding sequence ATGACCGAATCCACCCGCGACGGCCACGCGTCGCATTCGCTGCACGGCGGAGTCTATCCCGGCAACCTGTTCATGGTGGTCGCGCCGTCGGGCGCCGGCAAGTCGACGCTCGTGAACGCGCTGCTGTCGAAGGACAGCGACATCTGCCTGTCGATCTCGTACACGACGCGCAAGCCGCGTCCGGGCGAGCAGGATGGCCAGCACTACCACTTCACGACCGTCGACGATTTCCGCGCGCGTCATGCGGCGCACGAATTCCTCGAGAGCGCCGAAGTGCACGGCAACTACTACGGGACGTCGCGCCTGTGGATCGAAGAGCAGATGAAGAACGGCCACGACGTGCTGCTCGAAATCGACTGGCAGGGCGCGCTGCAGGTGAAGAAGCAGTTCCGCAACGCGGTCGGCATCTTCATCCTGCCGCCGTCGCTCGACGCGCTCGAGGAGCGCCTGAAGAAGCGCGGCCAGGACGAGCCGAACGTGATCACGCGCCGCCTGCTCGCCGCCGGCAGCGAGATCGCGCACGCCTCGGAAGCGGAGTACGTGGTGATCAACGAGAATTTCGATCGTGCGCTGGCCGAGCTCGAATGCATCGTCGCGGCCACGCGCCTGCGCTTTGCTTCGCAGTACGCGCGACACACGGAGCTGTTCATCGAACTGGGCATCCATCTGCCCCACGCGGAATGA